From Methylocystis sp. ATCC 49242, one genomic window encodes:
- a CDS encoding recombinase family protein: MARIGYARVSTIDQDLDTQLARLKAEGCGVIRSEKASGGSREGRAELMTIIEFLRPGDELIVTRLDRLGRDTRDVLNIVHECDQRQAFVTVLDPHVTTRGETGRIVMTVLGMVAQLERRFIKERQREGIEKAKAEGVYRGGKRRIDRNQLTELAAKGHGPAAIAKAMGCSRMHVYRVLAGERSAQGVDS; encoded by the coding sequence ATGGCCCGCATTGGTTACGCCCGCGTCAGCACGATTGATCAGGACCTCGACACCCAGCTAGCCCGGCTCAAAGCTGAAGGTTGTGGCGTCATTCGCTCGGAAAAAGCTTCTGGCGGCAGCCGCGAAGGTCGCGCTGAACTGATGACGATTATTGAATTCCTGCGGCCCGGTGACGAACTGATCGTCACACGCCTTGACCGTCTGGGTCGGGACACTCGCGACGTCCTCAATATTGTCCACGAATGCGACCAACGGCAGGCGTTCGTAACCGTTCTCGACCCACACGTGACCACGCGTGGCGAAACCGGCCGAATTGTCATGACGGTGCTCGGCATGGTGGCGCAATTGGAACGGCGCTTCATCAAAGAGCGTCAGCGCGAGGGCATCGAAAAGGCCAAGGCGGAGGGCGTTTATCGGGGCGGCAAGCGTCGCATCGACCGCAATCAGCTAACGGAACTGGCCGCGAAGGGCCATGGCCCGGCCGCCATTGCAAAGGCAATGGGCTGCTCACGTATGCACGTGTATCGAGTCCTTGCCGGCGAGCGCTCGGCCCAAGGCGTCGACTCCTGA
- a CDS encoding TonB-dependent receptor plug domain-containing protein, producing the protein MKNSGKRHSKDIAPAKERREIEQHAAAAPNAQTLGRDQSGVYVNAPAANTAYSPTFVMRGFPTGVTLFDGASHGFTAQDVDLSTVDHVEFYKGPSAMLLGKALGGYGGAANYIRKSPTREAFARAVSTLASFSVRRLTVDVNAPLDDEKSLLFRMTGSVQSSGSFVNFVRARSFDVAPMLAFNADNGDRLSLRAEHNGGRLVWRDGVPVDPAFLHIPSEFYAGLPANEHEMPLFLPNLSLFKNASEYPLHRKNDCAAFFGQC; encoded by the coding sequence TTGAAGAACAGCGGCAAGCGACACAGCAAAGACATAGCTCCCGCCAAAGAGCGGCGAGAAATCGAACAGCACGCCGCGGCGGCCCCGAATGCGCAGACGCTCGGGCGCGACCAAAGCGGCGTCTATGTAAACGCGCCAGCGGCTAATACCGCTTATTCGCCTACCTTCGTCATGCGCGGCTTTCCTACCGGAGTGACGCTCTTCGACGGTGCCTCGCATGGCTTCACCGCACAGGACGTCGATCTCTCCACCGTCGATCATGTCGAGTTCTACAAGGGACCGAGCGCCATGCTATTGGGCAAGGCGCTCGGGGGCTATGGAGGCGCGGCTAATTACATCAGAAAGAGCCCCACGCGGGAAGCTTTCGCACGCGCGGTTTCGACGCTCGCCAGTTTCAGCGTGCGCCGCCTAACCGTCGACGTCAACGCCCCACTTGACGATGAGAAAAGCCTGCTCTTTCGAATGACTGGATCGGTGCAGAGTTCCGGCAGCTTTGTCAACTTCGTGCGCGCGCGCAGTTTCGACGTCGCGCCTATGCTAGCCTTTAACGCCGATAACGGAGATCGCCTCAGCCTACGCGCCGAACATAACGGTGGAAGGCTCGTTTGGCGCGATGGAGTTCCCGTGGATCCGGCCTTTCTACATATTCCGAGCGAGTTCTACGCCGGCCTTCCCGCCAATGAACATGAAATGCCGCTCTTCCTACCTAACCTTTCTTTGTTCAAAAACGCGTCCGAATATCCATTGCACAGAAAGAACGATTGTGCTGCATTTTTCGGACAATGCTGA
- a CDS encoding recombinase family protein — MLIGYVRVSTTDQDLALQLGALKAAGHERIFEVKASGAKEDRPDPARLLDHARKGEAMVVRKLDRLARSLNQLVLVLGGFGHAWYRAPLSRALD; from the coding sequence ATGCTGATCGGATACGTTCGCGTCTCGACCACTGACCAGGACTTGGCCTTGCAGCTCGGTGCCCTGAAGGCGGCCGGTCACGAGCGAATCTTTGAGGTAAAGGCGTCCGGCGCGAAGGAAGACCGGCCGGATCCCGCTCGGTTGCTAGACCACGCCCGCAAGGGCGAGGCAATGGTAGTGAGAAAGCTGGACCGCCTGGCGCGGTCCCTCAATCAGTTGGTGCTGGTGCTGGGGGGATTTGGGCATGCCTGGTATCGGGCTCCGCTGTCTCGTGCTCTCGATTGA